The Anoplopoma fimbria isolate UVic2021 breed Golden Eagle Sablefish chromosome 20, Afim_UVic_2022, whole genome shotgun sequence genome includes a window with the following:
- the vars1 gene encoding valine--tRNA ligase, whose amino-acid sequence MAALYVSPHPDDFRSLLALVAAEFCSSSPQTLTEDPPASLNARSRPTLVLEAGKGDSVLSGASAVAWYLANQGKRAGVDAKQQSQVWQWLSFADNELTPVSCAVVFPLMGMVGVDKKLQQSSRAELMRVLKVLDKALEPRTFLVGESITLADMAVATAVLLPFKYVLEPSDRKVLTNVTRWFTTCTNQPQFLKVLGKIALCEKMVPVTPITIPPAHAKTATASPAVESADATANGPPKTEAQLKKEAKKKEKLEKFQQKKEMEAKKKTLPTTEKKAKPEKKELGVISYSVPTVPGEKKDVISPLPDSYSPQYVEAAWYPWWEKQGFFKPEYGRKSISEQNPRGVFMMCIPPPNVTGSLHLGHALTNAIQDSLTRWHRMRGETTLWNPGCDHAGIATQVVVEKKLMRERGMSRHDLGRENFIQEIWKWKNEKGDRIYHQLKKLGSSLDWDRACFTMDTKLSYAVQEAFIRMHDEGVIYRSKRLVNWSCSLNSAISDIEVDKKELTGRTLLPVPGYKEKVEFGVLVSFAYQVDGSDEEVIVATTRIETMLGDTAVAVHPDDSRYQHLKGKMVLHPFCDRKMPIVFDDFVDMGFGTGAVKITPAHDHNDYEVGERHNLAFINILDENGLLINVPPPFLGMKRFEARKTVLQALQDRGQFKEIKDNPMVVPVCSRSKDIVEPLLKPQWYVSCTDMGKQAADAVREGRLKIIPDHHHKTWFNWLDNIRDWCISRQLWWGHRIPAYFITVNDASVKPGEDMDGQYWVSGKTEEEAREKAAKRFNVSADKITLRQDEDVLDTWFSSGIFPFSIFGWPNETQDLNVFYPGTLLETGHDILFFWVARMVMMGLKLTGKLPFKEVYLHAVVRDAHGRKMSKSLGNVIDPLDVITGISLEGLHALLMDSNLDPLEVAKAKQGQTSDYPNGIPECGTDALRFALCAYTGQGRDINLDVNRILGYRHFCNKLWNAVKFAMKTLGDNFVPSEKAQLCGEESVSDRWILSRLSAAVGLCDAGFKAYEFPTITTAIYNFWLYELCDVYLESVKPVFSKSEEDGSSQRQALVCRQTLYTCLEVGLRLLSPLMPFVSEELYQRLPRRRPQSDPPSICVTPYPDTEEFCWHSGEVDRDMEFVMTVIKTIRSLRADYNLTKTRADCYIQCIDSVAASLVQKYSLQIQTLSYSQAVIALTANQPVPGGCAVAIASDRCTVNLMLKGLIDVEKEVAKLTTKKGDLEKQMEKLREKMAKSDYKEKVPAKVQEQDAEKLRQSQTELEKVKEAMDNFRKMM is encoded by the exons ATGGCCGCTCTCTACGTGTCCCCTCACCCTGATGACTTCAGGAGCCTGCTGGCTCTCGTAGCTGCAGAGTTTTGTTCCTCCAGCCCGCAGACACTCACAGAGGATCCTCCTGCGTCCCTGAATGCCCGCTCCAGACCGACCCTGGTGCTGGAGGCTGGTAAAGGTGACTCTGTCCTGAGCGGGGCCAGTGCTGTGGCCTGGTACCTGGCCAATCAGGGCAAGAGAGCTGGTGTAGATGCAAAGCAGCAGAGCCAGGTGTGGCAGTGGCTCAGCTTTGCCGACAATGAACTCACCCCGGTGTCCTGTGCTGTGGTCTTCCCTCTGATGGGGATGGTGGGAGTGGATAAGAAA CTCCAGCAGAGTTCCCGTGCTGAGTTGATGCGCGTTTTGAAGGTTCTCGATAAGGCACTGGAACCGAGAACCTTCTTGGTGGGGGAGAGCATCACCCTGGCTGACATGGCTGTAGCTACAGCGGTTCTTCTGCCTTTCAAATAT GTGTTGGAGCCATCAGACAGGAAAGTCTTGACCAATGTTACAAGGTGGTTCACAACCTGCACAAATCAGCCACAGTTCCTGAAGGTGTTGGGGAAGATCGCTCTTTGTGAGAAGATGGTGCCAGTCACACCGATCACGATCCCTCCAGCACATGCTAAAACTGCTACTGCCAGTCCTGCTGTTGAATCTGCCGATGCCACAGCTAATG GCCCACCAAAGACAGAAGCCCAGCTGAAGAAGGAAgctaagaagaaagaaaagttggAAAAGTTTCAGCagaagaaagaaatggaggCAAAGAAAAAGACTCTGCCAACAACAGAG aAAAAGGCCAAACCGGAGAAGAAGGAGTTGGGAGTGATATCATACAGCGTCCCCACCGTCCCTGGGGAGAAAAAAG ATGTCATTAGCCCGCTTCCAGACTCCTACAGTCCTCAGTATGTGGAGGCTGCCTGGTATCCATGGTGGGAGAAGCAGGGATTCTTCAAGCCGGAGTACGGG AGGAAGAGTATTAGCGAGCAGAACCCCCGTGGCGTCTTCATGATGTGTATCCCTCCACCTAATGTGACTGGATCCCTTCACCTGGGTCACGCCCTCACCAACGCCATTCAGGATTCTCTGACTAGATG GCACCGGATGCGAGGTGAGACCACCTTGTGGAACCCGGGCTGTGATCACGCTGGCATCGCCACACAGGTGGTGGTGGAAAAAAAGCTGATGAGAGAGAGGGGTATGAGCCGTCACGATCTGGGCAGGGAGAACTTCATCCAGGAAATCTGGAAGTGGAAGAACGA GAAGGGAGACCGTATCTACCACCAGCTGAAGAAGCTGGGTTCCTCTCTGGACTGGGACAGAGCCTGCTTCACTATGGATACT AAACTTTCCTATGCAGTCCAGGAGGCCTTTATCCGCATGCACGATGAGGGAGTGATCTACAGGAGCAAGCGTCTGGTCAACTGGTCCTGCTCACTGAACTCTGCCATCTCTGACATCGAG GTGGATAAGAAGGAGCTCACTGGCAGGACTCTGTTGCCTGTGCCTGGGTACAAAGAGaaagtggagtttggagtgctGGTGTCTTTCGCCTACCAGGTGGACGGATCCG ACGAGGAAGTGATTGTTGCAACAACTCGTATCGAGACAATGTTGGGAGACACTGCTGTAGCCGTCCACCCTGATGACTCCAGATATCAGCATCTGAAGGGGAAAATGGTGCTGCACCCCTTCTGTGACCGCAAGATGCCGATTGTCTTCGATGACTTTGTGGACATGGGCTTTGGAACAG GTGCTGTCAAAATCACCCCAGCTCATGACCATAATGACTACGAGGTTGGAGAGAGACACAATCTGGCCTTCATCAACATTTTGGACGAAAATGGCCTGCTCATTAACGTGCCGCCTCCCTTCCTG GGCATGAAGCGATTCGAGGCCAGGAAGACAGTGCTGCAGGCTCTCCAGGACAGAGGGCAGTTTAAAGAGATCAAAGACAACCCTATGGTCGTCCCGGTCTGCAG TCGTTCAAAGGACATCGTGGAGCCGCTGCTGAAGCCACAGTGGTATGTTAGCTGCACAGATATGGGCAAGCAGGCCGCCGACGCTGTCAGAGAGGGACGGCTGAAAATCATCCCTGATCACCACCACAAGACGTGGTTCAACTGGTTGGACAACATCAG GGACTGGTGTATCTCTCGGCAGCTGTGGTGGGGTCATCGTATTCCTGCATACTTCATCACTGTCAACGATGCCTCCGTGAAACCGGGAGAG GACATGGACGGTCAGTACTGGGTGAGTgggaaaacagaggaggaggccagAGAGAAGGCGGCAAAACGCTTCAATGTGTCTGCTGACAAAATAACCCTCAGACAAG ACGAGGATGTTCTGGACACTTGGTTCTCGTCTGGCATTTTCCCCTTCTCTATCTTTGGATGGCCTAATGAG ACCCAGGACCTGAATGTGTTCTACCCTGGCACCTTGCTGGAGACGGGCCATGACATCCTGTTCTTCTGGGTTGCCCGTATGGTGATGATGGGCCTCAAACTGACCGGCAAGCTGCCCTTCAAAGAG GTTTATCTGCACGCAGTGGTGAGGGACGCCCACGGAAGGAAGATGAGCAAATCTCTGGGCAACGTCATTGACCCTCTGGACGTCATTACAGGGATCTCCCTAGAG GGTCTTCATGCCCTGTTGATGGACAGCAACTTGGATCCTCTGGAGGTGGCGAAGGCAAAGCAGGGCCAGACGTCCGACTACCCAAATGGCATCCCAGAGTGTGGCACAGATGCTCTCCGGTTCGCCCTGTGTGCCTACACGGGCCAAG gtaGAGATATCAACCTGGATGTCAACCGCATCCTGGGTTACCGTCACTTCTGCAACAAACTGTGGAACGCTGTCAAGTTTGCCATGAAGACACTGGGAGACAACTTTGTACCGTCAGAGAAAGCCCAG TTGTGTGGAGAAGAGAGTGTATCAGACAGGTGGATTCTGTCTCGACTGAGTGCTGCTGTTGGTCTCTGTGATGCTGGCTTCAAGGCCTATGAGTTCCCAACCATCACGACAGCCATTTACAACTTCTGGCTGTACGAGCTCTGTGATGTCTACCTG GAAAGTGTGAAACCAGTGTTCAGTAAATCAGAGGAAGACGGCTCCAGCCAGAGACAGGCCCTGGTGTGCAGACAGACCCTTTACACCTGTTTAGAAGTCGGTCTGAGACTACTGTCTCCTCTGATGCCCTTCGTCAGTGAGGAGCTCTATCAGAGGTTACCTCGTCGACGACCTCAGAGTGATCCACCTAGTATCTGCGTCACACCCTACCCTGATACAGAGGAG TTCTGCTGGCACAGTGGGGAAGTCGACCGTGACATGGAGTTCGTGATGACTGTGATCAAGACGATCCGGTCACTGAGAGCCGACTACAACCTGACCAAGACCAGAGCAGACT GCTACATCCAGTGCATTGACTCTGTGGCCGCGTCCCTGGTGCAGAAGTACAGTCTGCAGATTCAGACCTTGTCTTATTCTCAGGCCGTCATCGCTCTGACAGCTAACCAGCCTGTCCCAGGAGGCTGTGCTGTGGCCATCGCCTCTGACAGATGTACTGTCAACCTTATGCTCAAG GGTCTCATCGATGTGGAGAAGGAAGTGGCGAAGCTGACGACAAAGAAAGGTGACTTGGAAAAACAGATGGAGAAACTGAGAGAGAAGATGGCAAAGAGTGACTACAAGGAGAAGGTGCCAGCGAAGGTGCAGGAACAGGATGCTGAGAag CTACGGCAGAGCCAAACTGAActtgaaaaagtaaaagaagcCATGGACAACTTCAGGAAAATGATGTGA
- the ino80e gene encoding INO80 complex subunit E isoform X3, with translation MSHRQTHSREMNGQADVEVDYKRKYKNLKRKLKFLVYEQECFQEELRRAQRKLLKVSRDKSFLLDRLLQYERVDEDSSDSDATVSSDNSEGDGPRERERERDGAKKRRSSPGACLPSSSSPHLSLLSRPGVNTLQSSGSGPYLNTVVAPMAANYPSAPAVPPAGSGPFSWVPRQMLSGDAAEEEGDSDGDSDRGDEDRGEGDEAELVIDLPNE, from the exons atgtcacacagacagactcaTTCAAGAG aaatgAACGGCCAAGCGGACGTAGAAGTCGACTACAAGCGGAAATACAAGAATCTCAAACGAAAATTAAAATTCCTTGTTTAT GAACAGGAATGCTttcaggaggagctgaggagagcACAGAGAAAACTTCTCAAAGTTTCCAGAGACAAAAG CTTCCTTCTGGACAGACTGCTGCAGTATGAGAGGGTAGATGAAGACTCCTCAG ACTCAGATGCAACAGTTTCTTCAGACAATAGTGAAGGAGACGGCCCcagggagagggaaagagaacgAGACGGAGCGAAAAA GCGAAGAAGTAGTCCCGGGGCGTGTCTcccctcatcatcctcacctCATCTCTCCCTGCTTTCCCGTCCTGGTGTAAATACCCTACAGTCATCAGGCTCTGGACCCTACCTCAACACC GTTGTTGCCCCAATGGCAGCTAATTACCCATCAGCCCCTGCAGTCCCACCAGCAGGCAGCGGCCCCTTCAGCTGGGTTCCCAGACAGATGCTTAGTGGAGAtgcagctgaggaggagggagacagcgATGGAGACAGCGACAGAGGAGATGAAGACCGAGGGGAGGGAGACGAGGCTGAACTGGTCATTGACCTCCCTAATGAGTGA
- the ino80e gene encoding INO80 complex subunit E isoform X1, which yields MSHRQTHSREMNGQADVEVDYKRKYKNLKRKLKFLVYEQECFQEELRRAQRKLLKVSRDKSFLLDRLLQYERVDEDSSDSDATVSSDNSEGDGPRERERERDGAKKRRSSPGACLPSSSSPHLSLLSRPGVNTLQSSGSGPYLNTMPFPPEYLAPPAERMKKERKTKTPKNKRDTTGKVVAPMAANYPSAPAVPPAGSGPFSWVPRQMLSGDAAEEEGDSDGDSDRGDEDRGEGDEAELVIDLPNE from the exons atgtcacacagacagactcaTTCAAGAG aaatgAACGGCCAAGCGGACGTAGAAGTCGACTACAAGCGGAAATACAAGAATCTCAAACGAAAATTAAAATTCCTTGTTTAT GAACAGGAATGCTttcaggaggagctgaggagagcACAGAGAAAACTTCTCAAAGTTTCCAGAGACAAAAG CTTCCTTCTGGACAGACTGCTGCAGTATGAGAGGGTAGATGAAGACTCCTCAG ACTCAGATGCAACAGTTTCTTCAGACAATAGTGAAGGAGACGGCCCcagggagagggaaagagaacgAGACGGAGCGAAAAA GCGAAGAAGTAGTCCCGGGGCGTGTCTcccctcatcatcctcacctCATCTCTCCCTGCTTTCCCGTCCTGGTGTAAATACCCTACAGTCATCAGGCTCTGGACCCTACCTCAACACC ATGCCCTTCCCACCAGAGTATTTGGCTCCCCCAGCTGAACgaatgaagaaagagagaaaaacaaagacgcCTAAAAACAAGCGAGACACAACGGGGAAG GTTGTTGCCCCAATGGCAGCTAATTACCCATCAGCCCCTGCAGTCCCACCAGCAGGCAGCGGCCCCTTCAGCTGGGTTCCCAGACAGATGCTTAGTGGAGAtgcagctgaggaggagggagacagcgATGGAGACAGCGACAGAGGAGATGAAGACCGAGGGGAGGGAGACGAGGCTGAACTGGTCATTGACCTCCCTAATGAGTGA
- the LOC129109308 gene encoding uncharacterized protein LOC129109308 produces MLCPAAVSAAVWLLAVLGPGLSLPTEDNPEPGFSECTHCFYRQTPPPGASAGLLCHSLPGGQAFASLSKPTCHTAVFWAFHLGHGWTEKEGGELVTNEEEENTKVAVPALLRGGGDPSHAVSPLQHWDSTVTTLVQSSIYPQCSTLGGDLYILTGVGGDRDAEDAEIGFDDCQLKLLLWTAVCCTVPEGNSGFSMGLIRETGKGERQVSVKELEEILGVAELFSEGCGGADGETVGIREGLHSEGLPGNIAKLDSDLTGENTGDKDVDSNTAGRVTEEEEVGSAATVEEEAGSAATKGVEAGLGATKGEEAGLGATKREEAGLGATEGNKVGSSATKRETVGSSPTEGDEVGSSATEGIDLRDVTHSKAVRSGSPESSADYETVDDQETDTNSSSTLVYVLSTTLSFLKAPLQPLFSTVTNLPGQVTYVLQEDLGVLSAIPGETFSLLHLLTSDLLSWTGSAGETLLGVGENFCSSIYYCSSSMLEALLNSCHTGVTGMGTLAGDTVGIFRGALDNTWWVTKFFGGRLWEQSEGYVGTVMSEMGGQAKAVGGGFGSLAWRSGNGMGNVFRLGGGLVMGMVDMVIGAVRGAFGQESE; encoded by the exons ATGCtgtgtcctgctgctgtcagtgcGGCTGTCTGGCTGCTGGCTGTGCTGGGCCCGGGCTTGTCGCTACCAACTGAGGACAACCCAGAGCCAGGTTTCAGTGAGTGCACCCACTGCTTCTACAGACAGACGCCTCCTCCGGGAGCCTCTGCAGGGCTGCTCTGCCACAGCCTGCCTGGGGGACAGGCGTTTGCCTCTCTCTCCAAACCGACCTGTCACACTGCCGTCTTCTGGGCCTTCCATCTCGGCCACGGATGGACAgagaaggaggggggagagCTTGTG acaaacgaagaagaagaaaacacaaaagtggCAGTACCAGCCCTTCTCAGAGGAGGCGGGGATCCATCTCATGCTGTCTCCCCACTTCAACACTGGGACTCGACAGTCACAACACTGGTCCAGTCAAGCATCTATCCCCAGTGCAGCACTTTGGGGGGCGATCTCTACATCCTGACCGGGGTAGGAGGTGACAGGGATGCTGAGGATGCTGAGATTGGATTTGATGACTGTcagctgaagctgctgctgtggaCTGCAGTGTGCTGCACTGTCCCAGAGGGGAATAGTGGATTCAGTATGGGGTTAATCAGAGAGACAGGGAAAGGGGAGAGGCAAGTGAGCgtgaaggagctggaggagattCTCGGAGTGGCAGAGCTGTTCTCAGAGGGCTGTGGAGGAGCAGATGGGGAGACTGTTGGAATCAGAGAGGGCCTTCACAGTGAGGGGCTCCCTGGAAACATAGCAAAGTTGGATTCAGATCTTACTGGTGAAAACACAGGAGATAAAGATGTAGATTCAAACACTGCTGGTCGAGtcactgaagaagaggaggttgGTTCAGCTGCCACTGTAGAAGAGGAAGCTGGTTCAGCTGCCACTAAAGGAGTGGAGGCTGGTTTAGGTGCCACTAAAGGAGAGGAGGCTGGTTTAGGTGCCACTAAACGAGAGGAGGCTGGTTTAGGGGCAACTGAAGGTAACAAGGTCGGTTCAAGTGCTACTAAAAGAGAAACGGTTGGTTCCAGTCCCACTGAAGGAGACGAGGTTGGTTCAAGTGCCACTGAAGGAATCGATCTGCGTGATGTGACACATTCAAAAGCTGTCAGATCAGGATCTCCTGAGTCCTCAGCTGACTATGAAACTGTGGATGACcaagagacagacacaaactcCAGCAGCACTCTGGTGTACGTCCTCTCCACCACCTTGTCCTTCCTTAAAGCTCCGCTGCAGCCGTTGTTCTCCACTGTCACTAATCTTCCTGGACAG GTGACATACGTTCTCCAGGAAGACCTTGGGGTTCTGTCTGCAATTCCTGGTGAAACCTTCTCGCTGCTCCACCTCTTGACTTCTGACCTCTTGTCTTGGACCGGCTCAGCTGGAGAAACGCTACTGGGTGTCGGGGAAAACTTCTGCTCCAGCATCTACTACTGCTCCTCTTCCATGCTGGAGGCCCTGCTAAACAGCTGCCACACTGGGGTCACTGGCATGGGGACCCTGGCTGGAGACACAGTGGGGATATTCAGAGGCGCATTGGATAATACTTGGTGGGTGACCAAGTTCTTTGGAGGCCGGCTGTGGGAGCAGAGCGAGGGTTATGTAGGAACAGTGATGTCAGAGATGGGGGGTCAGGCGAAAGCTGTAGGTGGAGGGTTTGGGAGCCTGGCGTGGAGGAGTGGAAATGGGATGGGGAATGTGTTTAGACTGGGAGGGGGTTTAGTAATGGGGATGGTGGATATGGTCATTGGTGCGGTAAGAGGGGCTTTTGGGCAGGAGTCAGAGTGA
- the ino80e gene encoding INO80 complex subunit E isoform X2 — protein sequence MNGQADVEVDYKRKYKNLKRKLKFLVYEQECFQEELRRAQRKLLKVSRDKSFLLDRLLQYERVDEDSSDSDATVSSDNSEGDGPRERERERDGAKKRRSSPGACLPSSSSPHLSLLSRPGVNTLQSSGSGPYLNTMPFPPEYLAPPAERMKKERKTKTPKNKRDTTGKVVAPMAANYPSAPAVPPAGSGPFSWVPRQMLSGDAAEEEGDSDGDSDRGDEDRGEGDEAELVIDLPNE from the exons atgAACGGCCAAGCGGACGTAGAAGTCGACTACAAGCGGAAATACAAGAATCTCAAACGAAAATTAAAATTCCTTGTTTAT GAACAGGAATGCTttcaggaggagctgaggagagcACAGAGAAAACTTCTCAAAGTTTCCAGAGACAAAAG CTTCCTTCTGGACAGACTGCTGCAGTATGAGAGGGTAGATGAAGACTCCTCAG ACTCAGATGCAACAGTTTCTTCAGACAATAGTGAAGGAGACGGCCCcagggagagggaaagagaacgAGACGGAGCGAAAAA GCGAAGAAGTAGTCCCGGGGCGTGTCTcccctcatcatcctcacctCATCTCTCCCTGCTTTCCCGTCCTGGTGTAAATACCCTACAGTCATCAGGCTCTGGACCCTACCTCAACACC ATGCCCTTCCCACCAGAGTATTTGGCTCCCCCAGCTGAACgaatgaagaaagagagaaaaacaaagacgcCTAAAAACAAGCGAGACACAACGGGGAAG GTTGTTGCCCCAATGGCAGCTAATTACCCATCAGCCCCTGCAGTCCCACCAGCAGGCAGCGGCCCCTTCAGCTGGGTTCCCAGACAGATGCTTAGTGGAGAtgcagctgaggaggagggagacagcgATGGAGACAGCGACAGAGGAGATGAAGACCGAGGGGAGGGAGACGAGGCTGAACTGGTCATTGACCTCCCTAATGAGTGA
- the si:ch73-54f23.4 gene encoding E3 ubiquitin-protein ligase TRIM39, with translation MTFDPETAHPNLSLSQSCTSVWFEEDKDTKDCQANPQRFHYYYCVLGHQSFTTGRHYWEVEVGRKTAWKLGVAREDVQRGEMDVTGTSSGLWTLALKGGSVEACTEPKPTKVTVSVRLVRIGVFLDCEKEEVSFYNAITMAPIYTFTMGMVEVPLYPFYNPCDADDGKNTAAIKIFNPSL, from the coding sequence atgacctttgaccctgagACCGCCCACCCTAATCTGTCCCTGTCCCAGTCTTGCACTTCAGTATGGTTTGAGGAGGACAAGGACACAAAGGATTGCCAGGCCAACCCACAACGGTTCCACTATTATTACTGTGTGTTGGGCCATCAGAGCTTCACCACAGGCCGACACtactgggaggtggaggtgggacGTAAGACAGCGTGGAAGTTGGGCGTTGCACGTGAAGATGTCCAAAGAGGGGAGATGGATGTGACTGGAACCTCCAGTGGCCTCTGGACTCTGGCCCTGAAGGGCGGATCTGTCGAAGCCTGCACCGAACCGAAGCCCACCAAGGTCACCGTATCTGTCAGACTTGTCCGCATCGGTGTGTTCTTGGACTGTGAAAAGGAGGAGGTGTCTTTTTATAATGCTATTACCATGGCGCCAATCTACACCTTTACTATGGGAATGGTTGAGGTTCCTCTGTACCCCTTCTATAATCCATGTGATGCAGATGATGGGAAGAACACGGCAGCAATTAAGATCTTTAACCCTTCACTATGA